From a single Spongiibacter taiwanensis genomic region:
- a CDS encoding LON peptidase substrate-binding domain-containing protein, whose protein sequence is MSLYPLFPLRSVLFPGGRMALRIFERRYLDLVRNSLRQQQSFGIAWLEQGGSEVLEDGASLPELGEVGTEANIVDWNQQPDGLLGIVIEGGRRFRIGSLSQDAGGVYMAEVEWLADEPIAPLPERSQELQRLLQQLGEHPHIQRLGMSLEVDDAGLLANRLAQMLPIDPYVAQQLLAIDDPVVRLNALQEALDHMAR, encoded by the coding sequence ATGTCACTGTATCCGTTATTTCCGTTGCGCAGCGTGTTGTTCCCGGGCGGGCGTATGGCGCTGCGGATTTTCGAGCGCCGCTACCTGGACCTGGTAAGAAACAGTCTGCGCCAACAGCAGAGTTTCGGTATCGCCTGGCTCGAACAGGGCGGTAGCGAAGTGCTGGAAGACGGTGCCAGCCTGCCGGAGTTGGGTGAGGTGGGCACCGAAGCGAATATCGTCGATTGGAATCAGCAGCCCGATGGCTTGCTCGGTATTGTGATTGAAGGGGGGCGGCGCTTTCGGATCGGCTCTCTCAGTCAGGATGCCGGCGGCGTTTACATGGCCGAGGTGGAATGGTTAGCCGACGAACCCATTGCGCCGCTACCCGAGCGCAGCCAGGAGTTGCAGCGTCTGCTGCAGCAGCTGGGCGAGCACCCTCATATTCAGCGTTTGGGCATGTCACTGGAGGTCGACGATGCCGGTCTACTGGCCAACCGGCTGGCGCAAATGCTGCCCATTGACCCCTATGTCGCCCAGCAGCTGCTGGCGATTGACGATCCTGTCGTCCGCCTCAATGCACTTCAGGAAGCCCTTGATCACATGGCCCGCTAG
- a CDS encoding efflux RND transporter permease subunit, protein MSAALASLYQRWILAKAPVVMVLLLLLVGFLGSYVPSLKMDASADALVLEGDKSLEYYREISKRYETEDFLLVTVQPKGDLYSDENLAMLKELRDRLAGLPRVSGVNSILDIPLLESPPIGLSQVTSGEIPRLTDPDIDKALVREELSTSPIYRSLLTSVDNTTTAIQVNLERDEKYFALLNARDDLRAKANQGALSEAEAAELRDLETAFSDYVAEAHERQADLVAKARAILADYKDDARVFLGGVPMIAVDMIDFVKADLRVFGTGILLFIVLLLAVIFRSFRWIVLPVANCLLTAVFMLGLLSFLDWKLTVISANFVALLLIITLSITIHIVVRYREIAAGDPGLNQMERVSRTAALMAKPCVYTSLTTLVAFASLVVSGIRPVIDFGWMMSMGVTVALVMTFVFLPCALMLLKPKEEKGGGEAKSGFTRYFAAATEHYGGIILAVSAAMLVVSVWGISTLKVENRFIDYFHEDTEIYQGMETIDAELGGTIPLDIIIDLPVFPPEEMGPASASADDGTADTSAVDDEFDAAFGGDEASDFSDDFGGDFNGDFSNDFDSDFSDDFGGGQSAAPSGKWFKVAGLRRVAEVHNYVDSLEETGKVLSLATFYELMEMVMGSVDDLQLALAARALPETLSSVLVDPYYSAEEDQVRISVRVKETSRSLHRQELLTEIKRYLVEELNFSEDQVHLTGMLVLYNNMLQSLFTSQIMTLSAVFVAILGMFVVLFRSLSLALIALTPNLLAAGAVLGGMGLAGIPLDMMTITIAAITVGIGVDDTIHYVHRFKSEFVTDRNYLAAMYRCHGSIGKAMYYTSVIIVFGFSMLSLSNFKPSIYFGLLTSLAMVAALLGAMLLLPKLILLIKPLGPEGSQGQQG, encoded by the coding sequence ATGAGCGCAGCCTTGGCTTCCCTTTACCAGCGCTGGATATTGGCCAAAGCGCCAGTGGTGATGGTGTTGCTGTTACTTCTGGTTGGCTTTCTCGGGTCTTATGTGCCGAGCCTGAAAATGGATGCGTCCGCCGACGCCCTGGTGCTCGAGGGAGACAAGTCCCTGGAGTATTACCGGGAGATCAGCAAGCGGTATGAAACCGAGGACTTTTTGCTGGTGACGGTGCAGCCCAAGGGCGACCTCTACAGCGACGAAAATCTGGCCATGCTCAAGGAGCTGCGCGACCGACTCGCCGGGCTGCCACGGGTGTCCGGGGTTAACTCCATTCTCGATATTCCCTTGCTGGAGAGCCCGCCCATTGGTTTGTCGCAGGTGACCTCTGGGGAGATTCCCCGGTTGACCGACCCGGATATTGATAAGGCGTTGGTACGCGAAGAGCTGTCGACCAGCCCGATTTACCGGTCGTTGCTGACCAGTGTGGACAACACTACCACCGCCATTCAGGTGAATCTGGAGCGGGATGAAAAGTATTTTGCGCTGCTCAATGCCCGGGATGACCTGCGCGCCAAGGCTAACCAGGGGGCGTTGAGCGAGGCTGAGGCCGCAGAGCTGCGCGATCTGGAAACGGCATTCTCTGATTATGTCGCCGAGGCCCACGAGCGCCAGGCAGATCTGGTGGCCAAGGCTAGGGCGATTCTGGCCGATTACAAAGACGATGCCCGGGTGTTCCTCGGCGGGGTGCCGATGATCGCGGTGGACATGATCGACTTTGTCAAAGCCGACTTACGGGTGTTTGGCACCGGCATTCTGCTGTTTATTGTGCTGCTGCTGGCGGTGATTTTTCGCAGTTTTCGCTGGATCGTTCTGCCGGTGGCCAACTGCCTGCTAACCGCGGTGTTTATGCTGGGCCTGCTCAGTTTTCTTGATTGGAAGCTGACGGTGATCTCGGCCAATTTTGTTGCCCTGCTGTTGATCATTACCCTGTCGATCACCATTCATATTGTGGTCCGCTACCGGGAGATCGCTGCCGGAGACCCGGGCCTGAATCAGATGGAGCGGGTCTCCCGGACCGCGGCGCTCATGGCCAAACCCTGTGTGTATACCTCGCTGACGACCCTGGTGGCTTTCGCCTCGCTGGTGGTCAGCGGTATCCGCCCGGTCATCGATTTTGGCTGGATGATGAGCATGGGGGTCACCGTTGCCCTGGTCATGACATTCGTCTTTCTGCCCTGCGCGCTGATGCTGCTTAAGCCCAAAGAGGAGAAAGGGGGCGGTGAGGCAAAAAGCGGCTTTACCCGCTATTTTGCGGCGGCCACTGAGCATTATGGCGGGATCATTCTGGCGGTGTCGGCGGCGATGTTGGTGGTCAGTGTGTGGGGTATCAGCACGCTGAAAGTAGAAAACCGCTTTATCGACTACTTCCACGAAGACACCGAAATTTATCAGGGCATGGAAACCATTGACGCCGAGCTTGGTGGCACCATTCCGCTGGACATTATTATTGATCTGCCGGTATTCCCGCCGGAGGAGATGGGGCCGGCAAGTGCCTCGGCTGATGATGGCACTGCTGATACGAGCGCCGTGGATGATGAATTCGACGCGGCCTTTGGCGGCGACGAAGCCAGCGATTTCTCTGACGATTTTGGCGGAGATTTCAATGGCGATTTCAGCAATGATTTCGACAGCGATTTCTCTGATGATTTTGGTGGCGGCCAAAGCGCTGCGCCAAGCGGCAAGTGGTTCAAAGTTGCCGGACTGCGTCGGGTGGCCGAGGTGCACAACTACGTCGACAGCCTGGAAGAGACCGGTAAGGTGCTGTCGCTGGCCACCTTCTATGAATTAATGGAAATGGTGATGGGCAGCGTCGACGACCTGCAGCTGGCCCTGGCGGCCCGGGCCTTGCCCGAAACGCTCTCGTCGGTGCTGGTCGACCCCTATTATTCGGCGGAGGAAGACCAGGTTCGGATCAGCGTGCGGGTCAAGGAAACCAGTCGCTCACTGCATCGCCAGGAATTGCTGACCGAAATTAAACGCTACCTGGTTGAAGAGCTGAATTTTTCCGAGGATCAGGTGCACCTGACCGGCATGCTGGTGCTGTATAACAACATGCTGCAAAGCCTGTTCACCTCCCAGATCATGACCTTGAGCGCCGTGTTTGTCGCCATACTGGGCATGTTTGTGGTGCTGTTCCGCTCGTTGAGTCTGGCGTTGATTGCACTGACACCCAACCTGCTCGCCGCTGGCGCGGTGCTCGGCGGCATGGGGCTTGCCGGTATTCCGCTGGATATGATGACCATTACCATTGCCGCAATTACGGTGGGTATCGGGGTGGATGACACGATTCACTACGTGCACCGCTTCAAGAGTGAGTTTGTCACCGATCGCAATTACCTCGCGGCCATGTATCGCTGCCACGGCAGCATCGGCAAGGCGATGTACTACACCTCGGTGATTATTGTGTTTGGTTTCTCCATGCTGTCGTTGTCCAACTTCAAACCGAGTATTTATTTCGGCTTGCTAACCAGCCTGGCAATGGTGGCGGCGCTGCTGGGCGCCATGCTGCTGTTGCCCAAGTTAATTCTGTTGATCAAGCCGCTGGGGCCCGAGGGCAGCCAGGGGCAACAGGGCTGA
- a CDS encoding flavin prenyltransferase UbiX — protein MTGASGAQYGLRLLECLLQAGCPVHFMISKAALLVVATETELQLPPKPEALRQTLCSHFDCDPALLQVHGREDWMAPVASGSGAPSRMVVCPASTGTLSAIACGASNNLIERAADVVLKERRQLILVTREMPLSTLHLQHMLSLSQMGVTIMPASPGFYRNPQTVADLVDFVVARILDHLGIEQSLVARWGEPS, from the coding sequence ATGACTGGCGCGTCTGGCGCCCAATATGGGCTGCGCTTGCTGGAGTGCCTGCTGCAGGCGGGGTGCCCGGTGCACTTTATGATTTCCAAAGCGGCACTGCTGGTGGTGGCGACCGAGACGGAGCTGCAGCTGCCGCCCAAGCCAGAAGCCCTTCGCCAAACCCTGTGTTCCCACTTTGACTGCGACCCTGCGCTGCTGCAGGTTCATGGCCGGGAAGACTGGATGGCGCCGGTGGCCTCGGGCAGCGGCGCGCCGTCGCGAATGGTGGTGTGTCCCGCCAGCACTGGCACCTTGTCGGCGATTGCCTGCGGTGCCAGCAATAATTTGATTGAACGGGCCGCCGACGTGGTGCTCAAAGAGCGTCGTCAGCTCATTCTGGTGACCCGGGAGATGCCGCTGTCGACCTTGCATTTGCAGCATATGCTCAGCCTGAGTCAGATGGGTGTCACCATTATGCCGGCGTCGCCCGGCTTTTACCGAAACCCCCAAACGGTCGCGGATCTGGTCGATTTTGTGGTTGCCCGGATACTCGATCATCTGGGCATTGAGCAATCGTTGGTCGCCCGTTGGGGCGAGCCTTCCTGA
- the mpl gene encoding UDP-N-acetylmuramate:L-alanyl-gamma-D-glutamyl-meso-diaminopimelate ligase translates to MHLHILGICGTFMGGLAILARELGHKVTGSDANVYPPMSTQLEAQGIGLMEGYDPAHLDPAPDLVIVGNAMSRGNPCVEYMLDRGLRYTSGPQWLCEQVLQDRWVLACAGTHGKTTTTSMLAWILEHNGYEPGFLIGGVPADFGQSARLGGSDFFVIEADEYDSAFFDKRSKFVHYRPRTAILNNLEFDHADIFDDLAAIQRQFHHLVRTIPSGGRILVPQDCAPLQEVLDKGCWSDVQRIAAAPQGDEAAEWQGQPLTADFSHFQVFHQGELQGEVKWQHSGEHNLHNALGALAAAHHVGVLPTLGIDALNAFQGVKRRMELLATVAGIAVYDDFAHHPTAIATTLEGLRGRVAGRIIALIEPRSNTMRMGIYQDRLAASVAAADQAIWYQPPGLDWSLDQVIADSPVAAELSTDLNATIAGLVDELAAGDHLVIMSNGGFDGVHQRLLAALRQRWEASA, encoded by the coding sequence ATGCACCTTCATATTTTGGGGATATGCGGCACCTTTATGGGTGGTCTCGCCATTTTGGCCCGGGAGTTAGGGCACAAAGTGACCGGCTCCGATGCCAATGTGTACCCGCCGATGAGCACCCAGCTCGAAGCCCAGGGCATTGGTCTGATGGAGGGCTATGACCCTGCCCATCTCGACCCCGCACCGGACCTGGTGATAGTCGGCAATGCCATGAGTCGCGGTAACCCCTGTGTGGAATACATGCTTGACCGGGGGCTGCGCTACACCTCTGGCCCTCAGTGGCTGTGCGAGCAAGTGCTGCAAGACCGTTGGGTGCTGGCCTGTGCCGGCACCCATGGTAAGACCACCACCACCTCCATGCTGGCGTGGATTCTTGAGCACAACGGCTATGAGCCCGGCTTTTTGATTGGCGGTGTGCCTGCTGATTTTGGTCAGTCTGCGCGCTTGGGCGGCTCGGACTTTTTCGTGATTGAAGCTGACGAATACGACAGTGCTTTTTTTGACAAGCGTTCCAAGTTTGTCCACTACCGTCCGCGCACTGCCATTCTCAATAATCTCGAGTTTGATCACGCCGATATTTTTGACGACCTGGCGGCCATCCAGCGTCAATTTCATCACTTGGTCAGAACCATTCCCTCCGGCGGGCGAATTCTGGTTCCCCAGGATTGTGCGCCGCTGCAGGAAGTCTTGGACAAAGGCTGCTGGAGTGACGTGCAGCGCATTGCCGCCGCGCCCCAGGGCGACGAGGCGGCGGAATGGCAGGGGCAGCCATTGACGGCGGACTTCTCCCATTTTCAGGTGTTCCACCAGGGGGAACTGCAGGGCGAGGTGAAATGGCAACACAGCGGCGAGCACAATCTGCACAACGCTTTGGGCGCCCTGGCGGCGGCCCATCATGTTGGCGTGTTGCCCACCCTGGGCATTGACGCCCTGAATGCCTTTCAGGGTGTTAAGCGACGGATGGAGTTGTTGGCAACCGTCGCCGGTATTGCCGTTTATGATGACTTTGCCCATCACCCCACGGCGATTGCGACCACCCTTGAAGGCCTGCGTGGCCGGGTGGCGGGGCGAATCATTGCCCTGATTGAACCGCGCTCCAACACCATGCGTATGGGTATTTATCAGGATCGCCTGGCAGCTTCGGTGGCAGCGGCGGATCAGGCAATCTGGTACCAGCCTCCCGGCCTGGACTGGTCCTTGGATCAGGTCATTGCTGATAGCCCGGTGGCGGCGGAATTGAGTACCGACCTGAATGCCACCATTGCCGGGTTAGTGGATGAATTGGCGGCGGGGGATCACTTGGTCATTATGAGTAATGGCGGCTTTGACGGCGTGCACCAGCGCCTGCTCGCAGCCTTGCGTCAGCGCTGGGAGGCCTCCGCGTGA
- a CDS encoding alginate export family protein: MSKLPTKLISASCVALAAMSSSNLMADAIADAITGGKAYGDLRLRYETVDQDTDAVDEAEALTLRTMIGYTTGSVEGFSATIEVEDSRIVAGGDAYSVPPTGFNTGEYSVIADPETTELDQGFIQYKNGIVTAKFGRQVLTYDGHRFVGHVGWRQDRQTFDGLTLAVTPTKELAINYAYITQRNRIFAEAADQDSKDHFINVAYTTPVGTLVGYSYMLENDFTGNDATLDTYGASFTGSAGGDVKFLYAAEFATQTFESGSTEYDADYMMLEGGVAVSGITVKLGYEVLGSDDGMYGFGTPLATLHKFNGWADMFIVPTEPSNSPDGGLVDTYLSIGGSLAGGSWAVVYHDFSADDDSTGPDAYGDEIDLVYSKKFGIYNAGIKYSAYSADEYAVDTDKLWLWVGLSF, translated from the coding sequence ATGAGTAAGTTACCCACAAAATTGATTTCAGCGTCCTGCGTTGCCCTGGCGGCAATGTCCAGCTCCAACCTGATGGCTGATGCCATTGCCGATGCCATTACCGGTGGCAAGGCCTATGGTGATCTTCGTCTGCGTTACGAAACGGTTGATCAGGATACCGATGCTGTGGATGAGGCCGAAGCGCTGACGCTGCGTACGATGATTGGCTACACCACGGGCAGTGTGGAGGGCTTTTCTGCCACGATAGAAGTAGAAGACAGCCGCATCGTTGCTGGTGGCGACGCCTACTCGGTGCCGCCCACTGGCTTTAACACCGGTGAGTACTCCGTTATCGCCGATCCAGAAACAACAGAGCTGGATCAGGGCTTCATTCAGTACAAAAACGGCATCGTAACGGCTAAATTTGGTCGTCAGGTGTTGACCTATGATGGCCACCGCTTTGTTGGTCATGTGGGCTGGCGCCAGGATCGCCAAACCTTTGATGGTTTGACTCTGGCGGTCACTCCGACCAAAGAGCTGGCGATCAACTACGCCTACATCACTCAGCGCAATCGTATTTTTGCCGAGGCAGCAGATCAGGATTCCAAAGATCATTTTATCAACGTGGCTTACACCACGCCTGTAGGTACCCTGGTGGGATATTCCTACATGTTGGAGAATGACTTCACCGGTAACGATGCCACTCTGGATACTTACGGTGCCAGCTTCACTGGGTCAGCTGGCGGCGACGTGAAGTTTCTCTATGCGGCTGAATTCGCTACCCAAACCTTTGAATCGGGCAGTACTGAGTACGATGCTGACTATATGATGTTGGAAGGCGGTGTGGCGGTCTCCGGTATTACCGTTAAATTGGGGTATGAAGTGTTGGGCTCAGACGACGGTATGTATGGTTTCGGCACGCCCTTGGCCACGTTGCACAAGTTTAACGGTTGGGCAGATATGTTCATCGTTCCGACAGAGCCTTCAAACTCCCCAGATGGCGGTCTCGTCGATACCTATCTTTCTATTGGTGGTAGTCTCGCTGGCGGTAGCTGGGCCGTGGTTTATCACGACTTTAGCGCTGACGATGACAGCACTGGTCCCGATGCCTATGGTGACGAAATCGATCTGGTCTACAGCAAGAAGTTCGGTATCTATAATGCGGGTATCAAGTACTCCGCTTACTCAGCCGATGAATATGCCGTTGACACCGACAAACTGTGGTTGTGGGTGGGCCTGAGCTTCTAA
- a CDS encoding plastocyanin/azurin family copper-binding protein: MTLAKTLLPPRLLPLICMLVPLWSSAAEPPVAPDSGADSDQQVVRIVDFMRFEPVEITIRAGQTVTWINQDGSNHKIQFTDSTSPRLRHDAQYSKQFTTPGSYDYLCAIHGDKMSGKVIVQ; this comes from the coding sequence ATGACCCTTGCTAAGACCTTGCTTCCTCCTCGCCTTCTGCCATTGATCTGCATGCTGGTGCCGCTGTGGTCGTCTGCCGCTGAGCCGCCAGTCGCGCCGGATTCCGGAGCGGACAGTGATCAACAAGTTGTCCGAATTGTCGATTTTATGCGATTTGAGCCGGTTGAAATCACGATTCGGGCGGGGCAAACCGTCACCTGGATTAACCAGGACGGGTCCAATCACAAGATTCAGTTTACCGATAGCACCAGCCCGCGCCTTCGTCACGATGCTCAGTACAGCAAGCAATTTACAACGCCCGGCAGCTACGACTACCTGTGCGCTATTCACGGCGACAAAATGTCGGGCAAGGTCATTGTTCAGTAG
- a CDS encoding ExbD/TolR family protein: MAALTTRKGRRARNRPDQGEINVVSLIDIFAILVFYLLVNALVVEVIPRYQDITLPRAEASRPPERKRVLAVGRDWILVDDQPLITRQALDREEAGSDAAIPALVAALSGTDASAEGAGVAQTWNIVADREIPYGLLKRILASCAEAGVAGVLLAVESPGSQG, translated from the coding sequence ATGGCCGCATTGACAACACGTAAGGGGCGGCGTGCCCGCAACCGGCCCGACCAAGGCGAGATCAATGTGGTGTCGCTGATCGATATCTTCGCCATTCTGGTTTTCTATTTGTTGGTGAACGCATTGGTGGTGGAGGTGATACCCCGGTATCAAGATATCACTTTGCCGAGGGCAGAAGCCTCGAGGCCTCCCGAGCGGAAGCGGGTGTTGGCCGTCGGGCGGGATTGGATTCTGGTGGATGACCAGCCTCTGATAACCAGGCAGGCTCTGGACAGGGAGGAGGCGGGGAGTGACGCCGCCATTCCCGCGTTGGTTGCGGCCTTGTCGGGGACGGACGCTTCTGCAGAAGGCGCGGGGGTGGCCCAAACCTGGAATATTGTGGCGGATCGGGAAATCCCCTATGGGTTGTTGAAGCGAATTTTGGCCAGCTGCGCCGAGGCAGGGGTTGCCGGGGTTTTGCTGGCGGTGGAGTCGCCGGGGAGCCAGGGATGA
- a CDS encoding ExbD/TolR family protein: MVVGLRGGEKGSGRRRGRGATPWARPHLNIVSLIDVFAVLVFFLLSGASITAAKVQTIPAQLAGVGERDEAQAQPELPILELRLDATSVVVDDGSGSHRLSRPSEVDLGEDALLKAQLRALLEELKARHPDLNRATLAVADRVKYADVVALMALLRAPTPGGGALFPAIALAGLPAQASGGGD; the protein is encoded by the coding sequence GTGGTGGTTGGTCTGCGGGGAGGCGAAAAAGGCAGCGGACGACGGCGGGGACGCGGTGCGACCCCGTGGGCGCGACCCCACCTCAATATCGTTTCGCTGATAGATGTGTTTGCGGTGCTTGTGTTCTTTTTGCTCTCTGGCGCCTCGATCACTGCCGCCAAAGTACAAACGATACCAGCGCAACTTGCCGGGGTTGGCGAACGGGATGAGGCGCAAGCACAGCCCGAGCTGCCGATATTGGAGTTGCGCTTGGACGCGACCTCAGTGGTGGTAGACGACGGCAGTGGGTCGCACCGCCTTTCTCGGCCAAGCGAGGTTGACCTGGGAGAAGACGCGCTGCTCAAGGCGCAATTACGCGCTTTGCTGGAGGAGTTGAAAGCGCGGCATCCGGATTTGAATCGAGCCACGCTGGCGGTAGCTGACCGGGTGAAATATGCCGATGTTGTGGCATTGATGGCGCTCTTGCGCGCTCCAACGCCGGGTGGCGGCGCTCTGTTTCCGGCGATCGCCCTCGCCGGGTTGCCTGCACAAGCGAGCGGGGGAGGCGATTAA
- a CDS encoding MotA/TolQ/ExbB proton channel family protein, with the protein MELTVRAATFFNEGGLFMYPIAAVLILTLAIALERFVFLTVSLHRNRCLWKKLEPLLKGANLGEAEQLLKSSRATIAVVLLGTLQQSRSSGHFSDMETVAEQQLFEILPGVERRTSYLATFSNVATLLGLLGTVFGLIGAFGALGNADPMEKANLLSAGISEAMSCTAFGLMVAIPALLLHAYLQNQTLSLIDAMENASARFVRWLRRPAAVVAA; encoded by the coding sequence ATGGAGCTCACAGTGCGAGCGGCAACTTTTTTTAATGAGGGTGGGCTGTTTATGTACCCCATTGCGGCGGTGTTGATACTGACCTTGGCAATTGCGCTGGAGCGCTTTGTATTTCTGACGGTGTCTCTTCATCGCAATCGCTGCCTCTGGAAAAAGCTGGAGCCTTTGCTGAAAGGGGCCAACCTCGGCGAGGCAGAGCAGTTGCTGAAAAGCTCCCGGGCCACCATCGCGGTGGTGCTGTTAGGCACGCTGCAGCAGTCCCGCAGCTCTGGGCATTTCAGCGATATGGAAACCGTGGCCGAGCAACAGCTATTTGAAATTCTTCCGGGGGTGGAGCGGCGCACTTCCTATCTCGCGACATTCTCAAATGTGGCGACGCTGCTGGGATTGCTGGGCACGGTGTTCGGGCTGATTGGTGCCTTCGGTGCGCTGGGTAACGCCGACCCGATGGAAAAGGCGAATCTGCTGTCAGCCGGTATCTCTGAGGCAATGAGCTGTACCGCCTTTGGCTTGATGGTGGCGATACCGGCGCTGCTGCTGCATGCCTATCTGCAAAATCAGACCCTCAGCCTGATTGATGCCATGGAAAACGCCAGTGCTCGCTTCGTTCGCTGGCTGCGGCGCCCGGCCGCAGTGGTCGCGGCTTAG
- a CDS encoding tetratricopeptide repeat protein, which translates to MICARFLAVLLVLLAVGCASGPGGDRGRPAPEAMPKAAFARALGLMDQGELAAAEAAFRSLAQRYPHYSGPWTNLGILAAGRGDHSLAEGLLAAALKANPSNAVATAALATLRYQRGEVTAALGLYQQALALRPAYAEAHLNLAVLYDKALHQPASALRHYRRYQQLSGGEDLLVAAWILDLENADSKTHYKVVRK; encoded by the coding sequence ATGATTTGCGCTAGGTTTCTGGCCGTGTTGCTGGTGTTGCTCGCAGTTGGTTGCGCCAGTGGCCCCGGTGGTGACCGGGGGCGTCCGGCGCCCGAGGCGATGCCAAAGGCTGCCTTTGCGCGGGCGCTGGGCTTGATGGATCAGGGAGAGCTCGCCGCCGCCGAAGCTGCCTTTAGGTCTCTCGCCCAGCGTTATCCTCACTATTCAGGCCCCTGGACCAATCTGGGCATTCTTGCCGCCGGGCGGGGCGATCATTCATTGGCGGAGGGCCTGCTTGCCGCGGCGTTAAAAGCCAACCCCAGCAATGCGGTGGCCACCGCAGCCTTGGCGACGCTGCGTTATCAACGGGGGGAGGTGACCGCGGCGCTGGGCCTCTACCAACAGGCTCTGGCGCTGCGCCCGGCCTATGCTGAGGCCCATTTGAATCTGGCAGTGCTCTACGACAAAGCCCTTCATCAACCGGCTTCGGCGTTGCGGCATTATCGCCGCTACCAGCAACTCAGCGGCGGCGAGGACTTGCTGGTCGCTGCGTGGATTCTCGACTTGGAAAATGCAGATTCAAAAACCCACTACAAGGTAGTACGCAAATGA